The nucleotide sequence GCCCCGCCGAGCTGGGCCGTGCGCACGGTGAGTTCGTCCGCCAGATCAGCGATCTGCCGGTCGATGCCGCCCACCGGCGGCTGTCCGGTGACGGGCTCGATGCCTTTGCCGCCGACAACGTGATCGCCTACCTGTCCGAGCAGCGGGAAGCCGTCGGCCTGGTACCGGACGAGAAAACCATCGTGGTGGAGCGATTCCGGGACGAACTGGGGGACTGGCGCCTGGTCGTCCACTCGCCGTACGGCGCCGCGGTGCACGCGCCCTGGGCGCTGGTGGTCGCGGCCAGGATGCGAGAGCGTTTCGGTGTCGACGTGCAGGCCATGCACGCCGACGACGGGATCGTGCTCCGTCTTCCGGACGTCGAATACGAGGGTGACGGCCCCGACATCCTGGACGCGATCGCGCTGGACGCCGAGACGCTGGAAGCCGAGGTGACGTCGGAGATCGGAGGATCGGCGGTCTTCGCCTCCCGTTTCCGGGAGTGTGCGGCGCGGGCACTGCTGTTGCCGCGCAGGCAGATCGGCAAGCGTCAGCCGCTCTGGCAGCAACGCCAGCGGGCCAGTCAGCTGTTGGAGGTCGCCGCTCGGTATCCGACCTTCCCGATCGTCGCCGAAGCCGTCCGGGAGTGCCTTTCCGACGTCTTCGACGTGCCGGCCCTGGTGGGTCTGATGCGTGAGATCCAGGCCAGATCGGTACGGATCGTCGAGGTGACGACCCTGTCGCCTTCGCCGTTCGCCCGCTCGCTCCTGTTCGGTTACGTCGCGCAGTTCCTGTACGAGGGCGATTCGCCGCTGGCCGAAAGGCGGGCTGCGGCCCTCACCGTCGACCCGGCGCTGCTGGCCGAGCTGCTCGGCGGCGGTGACGGCCTCTCCCTGCGCGACCTGCTGGACCCCCAGGCCATGGCGACCACCGAGGCCGACCTGCAACGGCTCAGCGAGCACCGCCGGGCCAGGTCGATCGACGAGATCGCCGACCTGCTCAGGATTCTCGGCCCGCTCACGGTCGAGGAGGTGGCGGCGAGGTCGACGGATCTCGACGCATCGTCGGCGTTGCAACAGCTGGAGGCCGCGCGCCGCGCCATCGCCGTTCGCGTCGGTGGCGTGGAACGGTGGGCCGACCCGGCCGACGCACCCCTGCTGCGCGATGCCCTGGGCACGGCCCTCCCCCCCGGTATTGCGCCCTCCCTGCTGGAGCCGATCGCCGATCCGTTGGGACGCCTGCTCGGCCGTTTTGCCCGCACCAGAGGACCTTTCGTGCCTCGGGAGGCGGCGCAGCTGTTCGGCCTCGGGGTCGCGGTGGTGACCGACGCGTTGCGCAGGCTGGCCGGCTCCGGCCGCGTGGCCGAGGGTGAGTTCCGGCCGCTGGGTTCCGCGGCGTCCCCCGAACGGCCGGGCGAACCGGGATTGGAGGGCGGACGCGAGTTCATCGACGCCGAAGTACTGCGCCTGCTCCGTCGCCGGTCGCTGGCGGCCCTGCGCGCCGAGGTGGAGCCGGTGCCGGCAGAGGCCTTGGGGCGGTTCCTGCCGGCCTGGAACGGCATTGTCGCAACCGTGGCCGCGAAAGCCAAGCAGGGGAAGGGATTCGACCGGGTGGGAACGTACTCCAGTGCGCCGGTCGGTAGCCGGCCCGCGGGAGGTGTGGACGCCCTGCTGCGGTCCATCGAGCAGCTCGCCGGGGCGATCCTGCCGGCCTCGGCGGTCGAGACCCTGGTGCTGCCGGCCAGGGTGCGCGGCTACTCGCCGGCGATGCTCGACGAGCTGACCTCGGCCGGCGAGGTGCTCTGGACCGGTCACGGCGCCCTGGGTGGCGACGACGGCTGGGTGTCGCTCCACCTCGCCGATTCCGCACCCCTGACGATGCCCATACCGAACGACGAGATCCTGGGTGGCGGGCACGAGGAGGGTGAGACGTCCGGCCGGTTGCACCGGGCGGTGCTCGGTGTGCTGTCCAGGGGCGGGGCCTTCTTCTTCCGGGCACTGACCGACGCGGTGCTGGAGGAGACCGGCGCGTTCCATTCCGACGACGTACTGGCCGAGGTGCTGTGGGACCTGGTGTTCGCCGGTCTGGTCAGCGGTGACACGCTGGCCCCGCTGCGGGCCAGGCTGACCGGTGGTCGCACCACCCACAAGGCCAAGGCAGCGGCCCCGCGTGTCCGGCAGCGCGGCACCTCGGGGCTGGCGTTGCTCTCGGCCGGCCGTCAGCAGCGCGTCGGCCCATCGGTGCGCCGGGGCGGACCCCCGATGGTCGCCGGCCGGTGGTCGCTGATCCCCGAGGTGGAGACCGATCCGACGGTCAGGGCCCACGCATCGGCCGAGGTCCTGCTCGACCGCTACGGCATCGTCACGCGTGGCTCGGTCGTCGCAGAGGAGACCCCTGGCGGATTTGCCGCCGTCTACAAGGTGATGTCGGCCTTCGAGGAGTCCGGCCGGGTCCGCCGCGGATATTTCGTGGAGGGTCTGGGGGCGGCTCAGTTCGCCACGGCCGGCGCGGTCGACCGGGTCCGCGCGTTCGTCAGTGCCGACTCCGAGCGCACGCCGGGCGGGGGACTGGTGCTCGCGGCCGCCGATCCGGCGAATCCGTTCGGGGCGGCCCTGCCCTGGCCGGACCGGGGCGCTGCTGCGGACGACAAACACCGTCCGGCGCGCCGGGCCGGCGCGTTGGTGGTGCTGGTCGATGGTGGGCCGGTGCTCTACGCGGAGCGGGGCGGACGGACCCTGATCTCCTTCAGCGAGATCGCGGGTGATCTGCACGAGGCGGCCAGAGCGCTGGCCGAGAAGGTGACGATCGGGTCGATCGGGTCGCTGACCGTGACCAAGGTGGACGGGTCGGAGGCGGTCTCCAGCTCCGGGCCGGTGGTGGAAGCCCTGTTGGCCAACGGGTTTGCGATGACGCCGCAGGGTCTGAGGTTGCGTTCGGCCAGTGGTCGCCGTGCCTGAGGGCGAC is from Nakamurella sp. PAMC28650 and encodes:
- a CDS encoding ATP-dependent helicase, with product MPRTADPAPSERPPLASLDRFSPLVREWFTTSFAEPTPAQAGAWDAIGRGENTLVVAPTGSGKTLAAFLSAINALVTAPVAEAGARKCTVLYLSPLKALAVDVERNLRSPLVGIGSLAARSGVTVPEISVAVRSGDTPSGDRRAFAKDGADILITTPESLFLLLTSRAREMLTGITTVILDEVHAVAGTKRGAHLAVSLDRLDALLDRPAQRIGLSATVRPIEEVGRFLTGGRPVTFVKPVSTKQIIVDVVVPVPDMSSLGEPTGDLTGAAAGEVARTSIWPHVEERVVDLIESHHSTIVFANSRRLAERLTARLNEIYAERQAVDDDETADGPAGRPAQVMAQSGSSTGVPAVLARAHHGSVSREQRALIEDQLKTGVLPAVVATSSLELGVDMGAVDLVIQVEAPPSVASGLQRIGRAGHQVGAPSHGVMFPKYRGDLISSAVVAGRMKTGAIEALKVLSNPLDIAAQQIVAICAMDQITVDQLHELLRRSAPFAALGRGALEAVLDMLSGRYPSEQFAELRPRLTWDRVTGELTGRPGAQRLAVTSGGTIPDRGMFGVFLASGEGPGRRVGELDEEMVYESRVGDVFALGSSSWRIMEITHEKVLVLPAPGVPGRLPFWKGDSLGRPAELGRAHGEFVRQISDLPVDAAHRRLSGDGLDAFAADNVIAYLSEQREAVGLVPDEKTIVVERFRDELGDWRLVVHSPYGAAVHAPWALVVAARMRERFGVDVQAMHADDGIVLRLPDVEYEGDGPDILDAIALDAETLEAEVTSEIGGSAVFASRFRECAARALLLPRRQIGKRQPLWQQRQRASQLLEVAARYPTFPIVAEAVRECLSDVFDVPALVGLMREIQARSVRIVEVTTLSPSPFARSLLFGYVAQFLYEGDSPLAERRAAALTVDPALLAELLGGGDGLSLRDLLDPQAMATTEADLQRLSEHRRARSIDEIADLLRILGPLTVEEVAARSTDLDASSALQQLEAARRAIAVRVGGVERWADPADAPLLRDALGTALPPGIAPSLLEPIADPLGRLLGRFARTRGPFVPREAAQLFGLGVAVVTDALRRLAGSGRVAEGEFRPLGSAASPERPGEPGLEGGREFIDAEVLRLLRRRSLAALRAEVEPVPAEALGRFLPAWNGIVATVAAKAKQGKGFDRVGTYSSAPVGSRPAGGVDALLRSIEQLAGAILPASAVETLVLPARVRGYSPAMLDELTSAGEVLWTGHGALGGDDGWVSLHLADSAPLTMPIPNDEILGGGHEEGETSGRLHRAVLGVLSRGGAFFFRALTDAVLEETGAFHSDDVLAEVLWDLVFAGLVSGDTLAPLRARLTGGRTTHKAKAAAPRVRQRGTSGLALLSAGRQQRVGPSVRRGGPPMVAGRWSLIPEVETDPTVRAHASAEVLLDRYGIVTRGSVVAEETPGGFAAVYKVMSAFEESGRVRRGYFVEGLGAAQFATAGAVDRVRAFVSADSERTPGGGLVLAAADPANPFGAALPWPDRGAAADDKHRPARRAGALVVLVDGGPVLYAERGGRTLISFSEIAGDLHEAARALAEKVTIGSIGSLTVTKVDGSEAVSSSGPVVEALLANGFAMTPQGLRLRSASGRRA